In Fimbriimonadaceae bacterium, the genomic window CGGCTTCGGCGGAGTTCCATCCGGCGGCAAGGACGGCTTCGAGCGTGCCGTGCTTGAGGATGAGCGCGGCTGCGCCTTTCTCACCCACGCCTTTCGCGCCGGGAATCCTGTCGGAGCTATCGCCACAGAGCGCCTTGAAATCGCAGATTTGCTCGGGCAGGACGCCCATGCGGGCCACGACCTGGAGCGGGCCGATACGGGCGGGCTCGGGATTGCCCTTTTGCGGCGAGATCACGGTAACGGACTCGGAGACGAGCTGATACGCATCGCGGTCGGTCGTCCAGAGCAGGCAGGTTCCGCCGGCAGCGACTTCTTGCTTGGCGGCCGACGCCATCAGATCGTCGGCCTCGTAGCCCGCCGCCTTCCCCACTCCGAGTCCAAAGGCCCGGCATAGGTCAGGAAGCTCGTCGAGCTGGTCGATGATCGCCTGGTCGAATACGCGCCCCGACTGGTAGTCGGGCCAGAGCTTGTTGCGATAGGTCTCGACGCC contains:
- the xni gene encoding Flap endonuclease Xni, coding for MSEARPLLIVDGDNLAHRSYHSTPKTVTGVDDRPINAIVGFFHGILANWNRERPRAVFVAWDTLGVETYRNKLWPDYQSGRVFDQAIIDQLDELPDLCRAFGLGVGKAAGYEADDLMASAAKQEVAAGGTCLLWTTDRDAYQLVSESVTVISPQKGNPEPARIGPLQVVARMGVLPEQICDFKALCGDSSDRIPGAKGVGEKGAAALILKHGTLEAVLAAGWNSAEAERLRMFYDVVTMRPEIEVTLPAGPPNWRAGSEALRAIGAENLAERFAAME